The genomic segment ACCGTGTAAAAGAATGTACACCGATTTAGCATCGGGGTTTTTTGACTTGATAAGCCAGCCGTTGAAAGTAATATTGCGGCTTGGTGAAGGGATTACAACTTCAATGTAATCATGACCATAAGTTTTAGGACAGGAGCCTTGATCTATACCAAATAGGCTAATTGAAATGGGTAGTATACCTTGATGTATATGGGTCATCGAGTTTGGTGCCAAGTAAATTGTTACAGCCGATGTTGATGGGATTTATGAGGAGCATACCGGTCATAGTGCGGGAAATTAAAGCTCCCAAGTACTCAAACGAATGTTCAAGTATATTGATACAGACATTCTTAAGTACATCTTCACTTGATTTAATTTCGTTAATTATCTATTTGAGGTGTGTTTTACTTGTTTCTTATAAATGTCACTGTAAAGCTTAGCGTCGCGTTCGTAGTCATCTTGCATTAGCTTATCTATTTTACGCGTCCTTTGCGGAAGATTAGGTTTACTGTTAGTATTAGGTCGTGTTCTGGATTTGAAAAGACTGGATTCCACCGAGTGTATCCCAGTAGAATAAACCTTCCCCGTATTAAATAGACATATTAGCACTAGTAGTAGGCAAGACGctatattgtaaattttaccaatGTTAgatgaataaattttatccaaCATTTTTGCGATTATTCATATTAGATTCTACACAGACCTACATAATCTATGTACCATCGCTAATCAGTGTAGGGCTACAAGTCTGACACGATATTCCTACACATACACGATGCTTAAACactaaatattaatatttgtaatttttagttaaaTAGTATGAAAATTCGTCCTCGTATACATTTATCTCCCTTTTTAGACacaattataatacattttgCAAATGCATCACTAGTCCACCTTATATCTACATTATTGATCATCTAACGGATTAGTTAGCACATTATTTGGCAGTATTTGTGcttaaatatgaataaatGGCCAATAATTTAGTCATTTGTTCATAATTCCGCAAAATTTTGTAGATCTGGATATGTATTTTTCCGGTTATGACTCAGTGTCCATGGAAAATAGACAGTCTATTTCCTGGCATTTATATTCCAGATATTAGGCAAATTTGTTTAGAATATTATCAACTTATGGGATCTGTGTTGCCATTCTTAGTACTAATATCCGGTACCGTAACATATGTCATGGCAAACAAAATGTCAGACAAAGAAAAGAGTAATCTAGAGTCACAAATGGAAAGTAACAAAGATAAAATAGCAGCAATGGGCGTTAAATTTGATTCAATTATAAACGATTTGATGATTTCGCTAAAAGATGAGCATGCAAAAGGCGATGTGCTGAAGAAGTTTGTGGCCGCACACCCTAACATAGACACCAGCGTAGCCCAATCTATAGGTGTAGTGTTGACTAATTCTAAGTTAGTAGACTCCAAGGTCACTGAACTACTGAACAAATTGGATATTTCTAAGAAACTTCTAAATAATGGCAACGATGCCAATTTGAAATGCCTACAAATGATTGTAAACTACTCAGATGAAAGCTCAGATGCTGATTacattaaacaaatttgtacaGATGCTCAAATGAGTTTAGTTAAAGcgattcaaatatttaacgATGAACAACAGTTAACAAATGAAGTTTCCCATGCCCAAAAGTTGATCATGGATTCAACCAACACATTTAGTAATGTGCAAAGTATAATCGATAAATTCATCCAATCCAATAGTAATCCATCGGCCCCAAAGACAGATCCTATTGACAGTTATCCCACTTCATCAACAATTAAATCAATACAAACACAATTACCGGCCATACAACCCTTATCTACACCAAATACGTCACCGCTGCCCAAAGACATGATCCATACAAATACTAGTACTAGTCTAAAGGACAACTTGAATGCTAGCAATAAGAATAATTTTTCAGTGGACAATATTAATACCAATCAAGCAACTGCCTTGCCATACGATCCTGTAGCTCCATTGCCACCTCCAATAGACGCCACAGGGACGCCATCGCTTCCACTGGATGGAGTATCTACTGTTTTGACTGGAAATGGCCAACCTATTCCCACTAACGCCGCTGTTACTCCTATGACGAACGATCTAACTCCAACTGGCAAAGTCAATACTTTAGCCgatgtaataaattcaacCAGAGGGGGTGAAGGAACAATAGGTGCAAATTTCGTGCGAGACTATACCGATGAGGAATATGCCATTTTATTGGAAAGGATTCGGAAATCGGTGGAATTTCAAAATAACCTGATAGTACGCAATAGATTGTACCTTTCCCGGTTTGACGAGATATTAACATCAATTAATAAGGTAAAAGAGATCTTAAGGGGGGCAATAAGTAGTATCCCTAGGGTATCTGTAGATTATGATCAGACAATTCTGCAGTTTGACAAACTTACCGAGAATTCAGACGATATTGAAAGGGCGCTCAATGACACAAGGGGTAAACTGCTCGATGATGTAAATCTACTCATACAATTGTCACAAGAATCCAAAAATTGCGTTGATAACCTAGTGGTAAAATCAAGCACAACCTACAATAAGTGTGTTGGTGTGTTCAATTACTGGAACGACAATTCACAGCGTTTGCAACTGGATCAAAACGATGCCGCATTGTTTACACGAGCAGAGATAATTAACAAGTCAATGAGCGATATGATCACTTCGATTAAGGCAAGCGGGATGTTTATGAACAAAGATGCTTCGGATAATGAGACAAGAGATGTTCCAGTGGCTCAATCGTCGGATGGTGAATTTGTCTCCGAGCTTAATGGTATGAAACCCCTTACACAAACTGAAGATGTAACACAAATGGCAAATGATGCCAATGATCTAATAAAGTCTATACTCAAGGAAATACTTTACACAGAAAcatcatttaataataattaccaAATAGCACAAGAATCACAGACCGAAATGGAGATATTGTCGAAGAATCCAGAGTTTTCCAATCCCATTCAtaagaatttttttgacGAGTGCAAGCAAGTTCTCAAAAATTCGCAAATAATACCAAACAACAACGCAATCGCCACAAAATTTTTCGCCACAAACAAGGACGaaattaatgaaataaCGAACGATCTCACCGTTTGTATATCAACACTCACAAACATGAATGAGCACTCGGATGATAAGAAAAGTGTTATGGAAAAGTGCAGACAGGCAGCATCGAGGACgaataaattgaatgatgTGTTGAAGGGAGATGAATTTCAGAATTTAATCACACATATGGAAAATGCCGCAAAAATGTTATCCCAGCATGCAATTTCCATGCGTACAATTGCAAAGGCTGATGCACCGCTTGCCGAACCTGCCATTAACGAGATTTCAAATGATGCTAAAATCGCTCCGGATGATAGTGCGAATGGtactaattataataattatttgagaAGCTCCGAGGTTGACAGTTCGGCCTTGATGGATATAAAGCCTTCCTCAACTAAGATCTTGATGTCGCTACctttaattgtaatttcaACAATTGCGTTGATTTAACGCcaatatcgcaaatttcCACCTCATTTGACACAagttttcaattttttgctGTAAGTTTCCCTACATTTATTCGTTACCAGCTAGTGATATTTCTATCACAGCCAACTGGCTAATTTGTCAGCGAAAGCTTTACACATTCAATGTTTTAGTTGATATTAAGTCTGTATAATGTATACTGCTAGTGTAATTTCAATACTTTTGCTAAATAGTGTAAAGAATAGTtcacaaatatatctatttaGTGATGATGGTGTTAGAGGAGAGATGGGTGAAGGAGTGATTAGGGCAGCGGATGCTGACGTAGGTATTGTTAAGGATCTAAGGGCAAGTATTGGACATTTAAATGAGGTGAAAGATGATATATTGGATTCATTACGTGTCCAGGAAAAAGGTGTTATAACAATGAACAAGTTGCTCGATGGACCTGGAAAAGGTTTTGAAGACGCAGAGATTATTAGGGAGGAAGTAATTGAAAGGGTTAAATCATCAGCTAAATTGGCGAAAACAATAATAGCAATTATTGATAGTGTCATTCCCCCTATGAATGAAAAGATAGATGAAATAGTTAAATGTATAAGTGAGGAAGTATCCTCAGAGGCTGGCAAAAGGTGtaattcatatataaatgatgcGTATACTTTGTCAGTAAATACTACTAAATTTATCGACAAGAGGTTCTTATCGATCGTCAAAGATGATCAATACATCCAAAATATGCTCAACGAACTATCACTCAGATTGCAAAATAAGTCTAGTCCTCATAGTAGGGAAGAAATAATTGGAGCATAtggtaataattttagcaatgcaattggaaatataaaaatgtatttcAAATTGGTGGAAGAAAAAAGGAATTATATAACAGCAGAATCTGaaaaaattagtgatttgAGAACCTCCTGTATGAGATCTCTCAAGGCCATTAAGAGGTTTAATAAGGTTGAAGCTGAAAATCTGCTAACTAAAATCACTCACGAATACATGTTTATGAAACACACAGAGGATGATGTTTATAGCTATATTGAGGATGTGTTACACGTACTTTACGATGCTGAAAACATGGCTAATGCCATGATAACAAAGTTTAATGGCAATGACCAACTTGTATTAGATGATATAATTGGTTCActagataatattaatgaaattatagAAAATGTAGCCTTCACATTTGATGAAGAGGGAAACTTGTACCGGGCGATTACGACTTTTAAAGTGTCTGTTGAAAAAAATAGGAGGCTAGTTGAAAAGGCCAATGCCTTTGTTGATGACTTGCTTGTAACTCGAAACAGGGATGTGTTTAAGCCCTTTAAAAAGCcatttgaatatttgaCTATTAAAAACGTAATTGATAGTATTAAGCTGCTTAAAAATGCCAAGATGGATCTGCAAGAGAAGATGTCCAAGGTGGTTCAGATTAC from the Babesia microti strain RI chromosome I, complete genome genome contains:
- a CDS encoding BmGPI1, B microti specific (overlaps_old_locusTagID:BBM_I00390i), yielding MGSVLPFLVLISGTVTYVMANKMSDKEKSNLESQMESNKDKIAAMGVKFDSIINDLMISLKDEHAKGDVLKKFVAAHPNIDTSVAQSIGVVLTNSKLVDSKVTELLNKLDISKKLLNNGNDANLKCLQMIVNYSDESSDADYIKQICTDAQMSLVKAIQIFNDEQQLTNEVSHAQKLIMDSTNTFSNVQSIIDKFIQSNSNPSAPKTDPIDSYPTSSTIKSIQTQLPAIQPLSTPNTSPLPKDMIHTNTSTSLKDNLNASNKNNFSVDNINTNQATALPYDPVAPLPPPIDATGTPSLPLDGVSTVLTGNGQPIPTNAAVTPMTNDLTPTGKVNTLADVINSTRGGEGTIGANFVRDYTDEEYAILLERIRKSVEFQNNLIVRNRLYLSRFDEILTSINKVKEILRGAISSIPRVSVDYDQTILQFDKLTENSDDIERALNDTRGKLLDDVNLLIQLSQESKNCVDNLVVKSSTTYNKCVGVFNYWNDNSQRLQLDQNDAALFTRAEIINKSMSDMITSIKASGMFMNKDASDNETRDVPVAQSSDGEFVSELNGMKPLTQTEDVTQMANDANDLIKSILKEILYTETSFNNNYQIAQESQTEMEILSKNPEFSNPIHKNFFDECKQVLKNSQIIPNNNAIATKFFATNKDEINEITNDLTVCISTLTNMNEHSDDKKSVMEKCRQAASRTNKLNDVLKGDEFQNLITHMENAAKMLSQHAISMRTIAKADAPLAEPAINEISNDAKIAPDDSANGTNYNNYLRSSEVDSSALMDIKPSSTKILMSLPLIVISTIALI
- a CDS encoding hypothetical protein (overlaps_old_locusTagID:BBM_I00395): MYTASVISILLLNSVKNSSQIYLFSDDGVRGEMGEGVIRAADADVGIVKDLRASIGHLNEVKDDILDSLRVQEKGVITMNKLLDGPGKGFEDAEIIREEVIERVKSSAKLAKTIIAIIDSVIPPMNEKIDEIVKCISEEVSSEAGKRCNSYINDAYTLSVNTTKFIDKRFLSIVKDDQYIQNMLNELSLRLQNKSSPHSREEIIGAYGNNFSNAIGNIKMYFKLVEEKRNYITAESEKISDLRTSCMRSLKAIKRFNKVEAENLLTKITHEYMFMKHTEDDVYSYIEDVLHVLYDAENMANAMITKFNGNDQLVLDDIIGSLDNINEIIENVAFTFDEEGNLYRAITTFKVSVEKNRRLVEKANAFVDDLLVTRNRDVFKPFKKPFEYLTIKNVIDSIKLLKNAKMDLQEKMSKVVQITQTEGLVFKALGIVSEEGYKPKTFHEKLFEIGKGIEDQCKHIFDDVNGLIVIHKYDQTILYMSSCLSQHLGDKDSANTNDNMGDGKLQSSKDCKEAFRLLWNLNDKHAKNKIDKALVALREKLEAQRLVLAISILSRDYDAMGKDMGVMLNDIAMKNPDVGNFISAVSDKQLEKMLAKF